One part of the Natronorubrum sediminis genome encodes these proteins:
- a CDS encoding CAP domain-containing protein codes for MKHKSILTAAVATILILSMIGAGAAAPVSSTVDDASTNSDDVSQSAVTDQSDDTTITSTSEAGDGGDAPASDVSVDVGDDDVVDSIFDSLGLDGDLGSLVEELLDGVDTIDDDADDEDDADEDDADDADEDDADEDDADDADDADDADEDDADDADEDDADDADDETDDEAFDQDAAEQYAHEAVNEERAAAGVDELEFDDELRDIAYAHSEDMAERGYFAHDDPEGNDVSDRYEEAGYECNVNGYVGGENIAQTWYDTPVDTDDRGTVHYEDEQELGEGIVDQWMNSPAHEENLLADQWENQGIGIHLTDDGQVYATQNFC; via the coding sequence ATGAAACACAAATCGATACTGACCGCAGCAGTCGCAACGATACTCATCCTGAGCATGATCGGTGCGGGGGCCGCAGCGCCCGTCTCGAGCACGGTCGATGACGCGTCGACCAACAGTGACGATGTTTCACAATCAGCTGTCACCGATCAATCAGACGATACGACGATAACGTCGACGTCGGAGGCTGGTGACGGCGGTGACGCCCCCGCCAGCGACGTGAGCGTGGACGTGGGCGATGATGACGTCGTCGATTCGATATTCGACAGTCTCGGTCTCGATGGTGACCTCGGATCGCTCGTCGAGGAACTGCTCGACGGGGTCGATACGATCGACGACGACGCTGATGACGAGGACGATGCCGATGAGGACGACGCAGACGATGCTGATGAAGATGATGCCGACGAGGACGACGCGGACGACGCTGACGACGCAGATGATGCCGACGAGGACGACGCAGACGATGCTGATGAAGATGACGCAGACGACGCCGATGACGAAACTGACGACGAAGCCTTCGATCAGGACGCAGCCGAACAGTACGCCCACGAAGCGGTGAACGAAGAACGCGCCGCCGCAGGCGTCGACGAACTCGAGTTCGACGACGAACTCCGTGACATCGCCTATGCACACAGCGAGGACATGGCCGAACGCGGCTACTTCGCCCACGACGACCCGGAGGGTAACGACGTCTCAGACAGGTACGAAGAAGCCGGGTACGAGTGTAACGTGAACGGGTACGTCGGCGGCGAGAACATCGCCCAGACGTGGTACGACACGCCGGTCGACACGGACGACCGCGGGACCGTCCACTACGAGGACGAACAGGAGCTCGGCGAGGGTATCGTCGACCAGTGGATGAACTCACCGGCTCACGAGGAGAACCTCCTCGCTGACCAGTGGGAGAATCAGGGCATCGGTATCCACCTCACCGACGACGGACAGGTGTACGCCACGCAGAACTTCTGCTGA
- a CDS encoding CAP domain-containing protein gives MRRQSKSIGTGLLVAILVVSLIGVGATAPVSSATEDTDESVESVDIDDVEQAIHDAVNEERAAAGVDELEFDDELRDVAYVHSEDMVERNYFAHEDPDGDRFLDRYEDAGYECSVNGYLGGENLAQTWFDTPVATDDRGTVHYEDEQELGEGVVDQWLGSSGHEANLLAEHWENQGIGVYVTDDGQVYATQNFC, from the coding sequence ATGAGGAGACAATCGAAATCGATCGGAACCGGACTACTCGTCGCTATTCTCGTCGTAAGCCTGATCGGTGTTGGGGCTACAGCACCCGTCTCGAGTGCGACCGAGGACACCGACGAGTCGGTCGAATCTGTCGACATCGACGACGTCGAACAGGCAATCCACGACGCCGTAAATGAGGAACGCGCCGCCGCAGGCGTCGACGAACTCGAGTTCGACGACGAACTCCGAGACGTCGCGTACGTTCACAGCGAGGATATGGTCGAGCGTAACTACTTCGCCCACGAAGACCCGGACGGTGACAGGTTCCTCGACCGGTACGAGGACGCGGGATACGAGTGCAGCGTCAACGGCTACCTCGGCGGCGAGAACCTCGCCCAGACGTGGTTCGACACGCCGGTGGCCACTGACGACCGCGGCACCGTCCACTACGAAGACGAACAGGAACTCGGCGAGGGAGTCGTCGACCAGTGGCTCGGATCGTCGGGCCACGAAGCGAACCTCCTCGCCGAACACTGGGAGAACCAGGGCATCGGCGTCTACGTCACCGACGACGGACAGGTGTACGCCACGCAGAACTTCTGTTGA
- a CDS encoding alpha/beta hydrolase, producing the protein MTDVLIPGGRDVRGTLEEPDDEPRAVVVACPPHPRHGGSRRDARLVAVAEALCESGIACLRFDYGEWDDGYGEREDVRNAIRWARDTDRFDGASGDECESLPVGVFGYSFGASMALLAAPDTDPDAVSALAPTARIAPDLDVVAALESLECPVQILYGERDSTVEWEPVVERARDRGDTVSSMAGDHFFSGNRTAISAEVSGFYNGLLSK; encoded by the coding sequence ATGACCGACGTGTTGATCCCCGGCGGCCGCGACGTCCGCGGGACGCTCGAGGAACCAGACGACGAGCCACGCGCCGTCGTCGTCGCCTGCCCGCCGCACCCACGACACGGTGGGTCGCGTCGAGACGCACGACTCGTCGCCGTCGCGGAGGCGCTTTGCGAGTCGGGAATCGCCTGCTTACGATTCGACTACGGCGAGTGGGACGACGGCTACGGCGAACGCGAGGACGTACGAAACGCGATTCGCTGGGCCAGAGACACTGACCGGTTCGACGGCGCGAGCGGCGACGAATGTGAATCGCTCCCCGTCGGCGTCTTTGGATACAGTTTCGGAGCGAGTATGGCGCTGCTCGCGGCCCCAGACACCGATCCCGACGCTGTCTCCGCACTCGCACCGACAGCACGGATCGCACCTGATCTCGACGTCGTTGCCGCCCTCGAGTCACTCGAGTGTCCCGTTCAGATACTCTACGGTGAACGCGATTCGACCGTGGAGTGGGAACCCGTGGTCGAACGAGCGCGAGATCGCGGTGACACCGTCTCGTCGATGGCTGGGGATCACTTCTTTTCCGGAAACCGTACGGCGATCAGTGCCGAGGTGTCAGGATTCTATAACGGTCTCCTTTCGAAGTAA
- a CDS encoding M23 family metallopeptidase, whose amino-acid sequence MTEQATTETATPSARLRSAIRSFEPMYLVALSVLAIPGYLFDSLAVLQIFQLFFLFFLWPLVAPLVGLVLGRYADETDATEPTDWIHMGTGREYAIGYAMLVPTFLNPLVMAQDLQQLLGSAVALVRYRGSIPGPETDEQHGSYRLPVDGTWTVVNGSLEREYSHSWFPVNQRYAYDFVITDDDGHSATVEGPTAVENYYCYDEPVLAPADGTVVDASDDDPEAAHGGGLSHLLKRDIRGNYVVIQHAPDEYSSLVHLVPNSVAVEPGDYVERGQQIGRCGHSGNSSEPHLHFQVQDHPNFAVAASLPITFEGVETESPWLEGKAVDSTAADRTLEEGDETDDQSPTVVDGGPERVAITAGQRVSYVDACDDDSSSMPSSQHAARPTWSTGLERLGVGVSVGGVITFFVGIVASWSTVVALLAASVTIGGVYWLVGPLVRDEGVVPRPTRAGVPIGLAVTAATVWYAASSPFAAGRQTLGGALFLLGFGCLVIVAEYDRRRLQRAFDGLGAVSDTDSRRHES is encoded by the coding sequence ATGACTGAGCAAGCCACCACCGAGACGGCGACGCCCTCAGCGCGGCTCAGGAGTGCGATCCGATCGTTCGAGCCGATGTATCTCGTCGCTCTCTCGGTGCTCGCGATTCCCGGCTATCTATTCGACTCGCTCGCCGTCTTGCAGATATTCCAGCTCTTCTTTCTCTTTTTCCTCTGGCCGCTCGTCGCTCCGCTGGTCGGACTGGTCTTGGGCCGTTACGCCGACGAAACGGACGCGACGGAACCGACCGACTGGATCCACATGGGAACGGGACGAGAGTACGCGATCGGCTACGCCATGCTCGTGCCGACGTTCCTCAATCCGCTCGTGATGGCCCAGGACCTCCAGCAACTCCTCGGCAGCGCCGTCGCGCTCGTGCGCTATCGCGGCTCGATTCCCGGCCCCGAGACGGACGAGCAGCACGGTTCGTACCGACTTCCCGTCGACGGTACCTGGACGGTCGTCAACGGCAGCCTCGAGCGAGAGTACTCTCACTCGTGGTTCCCGGTGAACCAGCGCTACGCCTACGACTTCGTGATTACCGATGACGACGGCCACTCGGCGACGGTGGAGGGGCCGACGGCCGTCGAAAACTACTACTGCTACGACGAGCCGGTTCTCGCACCCGCCGACGGAACCGTCGTCGACGCCTCCGACGATGATCCCGAGGCCGCCCACGGCGGCGGTCTCTCCCACCTCCTGAAGCGAGATATCCGTGGCAACTACGTCGTGATCCAACACGCGCCCGACGAGTACAGCAGTCTCGTCCACCTCGTCCCGAACAGCGTCGCAGTCGAGCCAGGCGACTACGTCGAGCGCGGCCAGCAAATCGGCCGCTGTGGCCACTCCGGCAACTCCTCGGAACCCCACCTCCACTTCCAGGTACAGGACCACCCGAATTTCGCCGTCGCAGCGAGCCTTCCGATCACGTTCGAGGGCGTCGAGACGGAGTCGCCCTGGCTCGAGGGTAAGGCAGTCGACTCGACGGCCGCGGATCGCACGCTCGAAGAAGGGGACGAAACCGACGACCAGTCGCCGACCGTTGTTGACGGCGGGCCCGAACGCGTCGCGATCACGGCTGGCCAGCGCGTTAGCTACGTCGATGCCTGCGACGACGACTCCTCGAGCATGCCGTCGAGCCAGCACGCAGCCCGGCCGACCTGGTCGACAGGACTCGAGCGATTGGGAGTCGGTGTCTCCGTCGGCGGGGTGATCACCTTTTTCGTCGGGATCGTCGCGTCGTGGTCGACCGTGGTGGCCCTGCTCGCCGCGTCGGTCACGATCGGCGGAGTGTACTGGCTCGTCGGCCCGCTCGTTCGCGACGAGGGCGTCGTTCCACGACCGACACGCGCGGGCGTCCCGATCGGACTCGCCGTCACGGCGGCGACCGTCTGGTACGCCGCATCGTCGCCGTTCGCCGCTGGCCGCCAGACGCTGGGCGGAGCGCTGTTCTTGCTTGGATTCGGCTGTCTCGTCATTGTTGCCGAATACGATCGGCGTCGGTTACAGCGGGCGTTCGACGGACTCGGGGCCGTCTCCGATACTGACTCGCGACGACACGAGTCTTGA
- a CDS encoding winged helix-turn-helix domain-containing protein — translation MTRDEGSDAGSGPQVREAFSLLNHEIRLEIVLALLEDWQAVYTEPRSYAELMEAVGMRDSGKFNYHLDKLRGVYVWQVEDGYVPTASVTALYRAVLAHQPTAEFEYDQTEIDAACPGCDATLVLEYERGFVSVDCSACDWIGFTYPFPRRGFDGRDADAVARAVTRRARHHVAMAAEGQCPFCAGTTTVDPRVDAVEDDEYWIKIDCDACSYTIGTAPLATVLYDGQVATALEEVGTGREPYDWQLPGATVRVESRDPLELALEIDGDDGTATVVVDDTVTVQSVCVDG, via the coding sequence ATGACCAGGGACGAGGGGAGCGATGCCGGTTCCGGACCCCAGGTCCGGGAGGCGTTCTCACTGCTCAACCACGAAATCCGCCTCGAGATCGTTCTGGCGCTGCTCGAGGACTGGCAGGCAGTCTACACGGAGCCGCGGTCGTACGCCGAGTTGATGGAGGCCGTCGGAATGCGCGACAGCGGCAAGTTCAACTACCATCTCGACAAGCTTCGCGGCGTCTACGTGTGGCAAGTCGAGGACGGCTACGTGCCGACGGCGAGCGTGACGGCGCTCTATCGGGCCGTACTCGCCCACCAGCCGACTGCAGAGTTCGAGTACGACCAGACCGAGATCGACGCGGCGTGTCCCGGCTGCGACGCGACGCTGGTGTTGGAGTACGAACGCGGTTTCGTCTCCGTCGACTGCAGCGCCTGCGACTGGATTGGATTCACGTATCCGTTCCCCCGACGCGGGTTCGACGGTCGAGATGCGGACGCCGTCGCTCGAGCCGTCACCCGTCGGGCCAGACACCACGTCGCGATGGCCGCCGAAGGCCAGTGTCCGTTCTGTGCGGGGACGACGACGGTCGACCCTCGAGTCGACGCCGTCGAAGACGACGAGTACTGGATCAAAATCGACTGTGACGCCTGTTCGTACACCATCGGAACGGCACCGCTCGCGACGGTACTGTACGACGGGCAGGTCGCTACCGCACTCGAGGAAGTCGGGACTGGTCGCGAGCCATACGACTGGCAACTCCCCGGGGCAACGGTGCGAGTCGAGTCGCGCGACCCCCTCGAACTCGCCCTCGAGATCGACGGTGACGACGGGACGGCGACGGTCGTCGTCGACGACACCGTCACGGTGCAGTCGGTGTGTGTAGACGGCTGA
- a CDS encoding PspA/IM30 family protein yields the protein MGILSRTSYIIRSKINSVLNRAEDPTETLDYSYEQMRDQLQDVKRGIADLTTQKKRLEMQKRRLEDNVEKHNDQARTAVQQGREDLGRRALEKKKTKMNQIEDLERQISELQGQQDQLIEQKNELQNRIEEFRTKKETMKARYEAAEASSTVSEAMTATGEEFEDVGRAIERAEEKTEDMEARSAALDELHESGAFDNVLSDKDNIDRELEELSTDSGVEAELETLKSEVGEGDSEEEPAPDVESDVDEDELEELEEDVDDSEIDAELAELQDEENA from the coding sequence ATGGGCATCCTCTCTCGGACCTCCTACATCATCCGGTCGAAGATCAACTCGGTGCTCAACAGAGCCGAGGATCCAACGGAGACGCTCGATTACTCCTACGAGCAGATGCGGGATCAACTTCAGGACGTCAAACGCGGCATCGCCGACCTGACCACGCAGAAAAAGCGCCTCGAGATGCAAAAGCGCCGACTCGAGGATAACGTGGAAAAACACAACGATCAGGCTCGAACGGCGGTCCAACAGGGCCGCGAGGATCTGGGTCGGCGCGCCCTCGAGAAGAAGAAGACGAAGATGAACCAGATCGAAGATCTCGAGCGCCAGATCTCCGAATTACAGGGCCAACAGGATCAGTTGATCGAGCAGAAGAACGAACTCCAGAACCGCATCGAGGAGTTCCGCACCAAAAAGGAGACGATGAAAGCCCGCTACGAGGCCGCAGAGGCGAGTTCGACGGTCTCGGAAGCGATGACAGCAACCGGAGAGGAGTTCGAAGACGTCGGTCGCGCCATCGAGCGCGCCGAGGAGAAGACCGAGGACATGGAAGCGCGTTCGGCCGCACTCGACGAACTGCACGAATCCGGGGCGTTCGACAACGTGCTCTCGGACAAGGACAATATCGACCGCGAACTCGAGGAACTGTCGACCGACAGCGGCGTCGAAGCCGAACTCGAGACGCTCAAATCCGAGGTTGGAGAGGGTGACAGCGAGGAGGAACCAGCACCGGACGTCGAGAGCGACGTCGACGAGGACGAACTCGAGGAACTCGAGGAGGACGTCGACGACAGCGAAATCGATGCCGAACTCGCCGAACTGCAGGACGAAGAGAACGCCTGA
- a CDS encoding FxLYD domain-containing protein — MTASPTGRRQLLLAVGAVSSALLAGCNGGGPGVEGEPDYEREPIEDIDAEDRSETELTAAEALAEQEINESVSALGELSFERHEFVLEDGFRGPTVQGVLENTGDERIDLAEVRVRVYNDDGDQLGRYLDTIGDFDGETTWEFQVVILEPPAELAEYDITALGTPN, encoded by the coding sequence ATGACAGCGTCGCCAACCGGCCGTCGCCAACTCCTTCTCGCCGTCGGTGCCGTCTCGAGCGCCCTCCTCGCCGGCTGTAACGGTGGTGGGCCGGGTGTCGAGGGTGAACCCGATTACGAACGCGAACCGATCGAGGACATCGACGCCGAGGACCGCTCGGAAACCGAACTGACCGCGGCGGAGGCTCTCGCCGAACAGGAGATCAACGAGAGTGTCTCTGCCCTCGGAGAACTCTCGTTCGAACGCCACGAGTTCGTCCTCGAGGACGGCTTTCGGGGTCCGACCGTCCAGGGGGTCCTCGAAAATACGGGCGACGAGCGGATCGATCTCGCCGAAGTACGCGTCCGCGTGTACAACGACGACGGCGATCAACTCGGACGCTACCTCGACACGATCGGTGATTTCGACGGCGAAACGACCTGGGAGTTCCAGGTCGTCATCCTCGAGCCACCGGCCGAACTGGCGGAGTACGATATCACGGCACTCGGCACGCCGAACTGA
- a CDS encoding HPP family protein — MELLEKLRLDAGESINLRDDLSAGTNVLLHFVLLGGLAWGSGQPFLFPSLGPSAYLLATGEKPRAEGSYHVIGGHAIAAVCGLITYLVFADGLVAVDVFEQGAPFSSDVGLLVLSGTLAMVLTTIGMLWSDTNHPAACATTLIVALGLMSTVLEVIIIVASVILLVWFHGIIVERVQDLFGVEPNDPR, encoded by the coding sequence ATGGAACTGTTAGAGAAACTGCGACTCGACGCTGGGGAGTCGATCAACCTTCGAGACGACCTCAGCGCGGGAACGAACGTCCTCTTACACTTCGTGCTCCTCGGTGGACTCGCCTGGGGGTCGGGACAGCCGTTTCTCTTTCCCAGCCTCGGCCCGTCGGCGTACCTGCTCGCGACCGGTGAGAAACCGCGCGCAGAGGGATCGTACCACGTTATTGGCGGGCACGCGATCGCCGCCGTCTGCGGACTGATCACCTATCTCGTCTTCGCCGACGGCCTCGTCGCCGTCGACGTCTTCGAGCAGGGTGCTCCGTTCTCGAGCGACGTCGGATTGCTCGTCCTCAGTGGCACCCTCGCGATGGTGTTGACGACCATCGGCATGCTCTGGTCGGATACGAACCATCCGGCTGCCTGTGCGACGACGCTGATCGTCGCGCTCGGACTCATGTCGACGGTACTCGAGGTCATTATCATCGTCGCCTCCGTGATCCTCCTCGTCTGGTTTCACGGCATTATCGTCGAACGAGTGCAGGATCTCTTCGGCGTCGAACCGAACGATCCACGCTGA